A part of Bacillus thuringiensis genomic DNA contains:
- the rplL gene encoding 50S ribosomal protein L7/L12, whose amino-acid sequence MTKEQIIEAVKSMTVLELNDLVKAIEEEFGVTAAAPVAVAGGAGEAAAEKTEFDVVLASAGAQKIKVIKAVREITGLGLKEAKELVDNTPKAIKEGVSKEEAEEMKAKLEEVGAAVEVK is encoded by the coding sequence ATGACTAAAGAACAAATCATTGAAGCAGTTAAATCTATGACTGTATTAGAACTTAACGACTTAGTAAAAGCTATCGAGGAAGAATTCGGCGTAACTGCTGCTGCTCCTGTAGCTGTAGCTGGTGGCGCTGGTGAAGCTGCTGCTGAGAAAACTGAATTTGACGTAGTACTTGCAAGTGCTGGCGCTCAAAAAATCAAAGTTATCAAAGCTGTACGTGAAATCACTGGTCTTGGCTTAAAAGAAGCTAAAGAATTAGTTGACAACACTCCAAAAGCAATCAAAGAAGGCGTTTCTAAAGAGGAAGCTGAAGAAATGAAAGCTAAACTTGAAGAAGTTGGCGCTGCTGTAGAAGTTAAGTAA
- a CDS encoding class I SAM-dependent methyltransferase: MADHYFSNDPSSKSDRKRWEFTLRGSQFTFLSDRGVFSKNEVDFGSRLLIEAFQVPDIKGDILDVGCGYGPIGLSLAKEFQDRKVHMVDVNERALELAKENAANNRIGNVHIFQSSVYENVDGMYAAILSNPPIRAGKDIVHEILVKAVEYLVPGGELWIVIQKKQGAPSALKKLEEVFSEVEVVEKKKGYYIIKSKKR, from the coding sequence ATGGCAGACCATTATTTTTCTAACGACCCTTCTAGTAAAAGTGATCGTAAGCGATGGGAATTTACACTTCGTGGATCTCAATTTACTTTCTTATCTGACCGTGGGGTGTTCTCGAAAAACGAAGTGGACTTTGGTTCTCGTCTTTTAATTGAAGCGTTTCAAGTGCCAGATATTAAAGGTGATATATTAGACGTAGGTTGTGGATATGGACCAATTGGTTTATCGTTGGCGAAAGAGTTTCAAGACCGTAAAGTTCACATGGTGGATGTGAATGAAAGGGCGCTTGAGCTTGCGAAAGAAAATGCCGCTAACAATAGAATTGGAAATGTACACATTTTTCAAAGTAGCGTCTATGAAAATGTAGATGGTATGTATGCTGCTATTCTATCTAATCCTCCAATTCGTGCAGGTAAAGATATCGTGCATGAGATTTTAGTAAAGGCTGTAGAGTATTTAGTTCCAGGTGGAGAGTTGTGGATTGTTATTCAAAAGAAGCAAGGTGCACCATCTGCACTGAAGAAACTAGAGGAAGTATTTTCTGAAGTCGAAGTTGTAGAAAAGAAAAAAGGATATTATATCATAAAATCAAAAAAACGTTGA
- the rpsL gene encoding 30S ribosomal protein S12, translating to MPTINQLVRNGRTDKVWKSKSPALNKGFNSLKKKSTDISAPQKRGVCTRVGTMTPKKPNSALRKYARVRLTNGIEVTAYIPGIGHNLQEHSVVLIRGGRVKDLPGVRYHIVRGALDTAGVDKRMQGRSKYGTKRPKPAKK from the coding sequence ATGCCTACTATTAACCAATTAGTGAGAAATGGTCGTACTGATAAAGTATGGAAATCTAAATCACCTGCGTTAAACAAAGGGTTCAACTCTTTAAAGAAAAAATCAACTGATATCTCTGCACCTCAAAAACGTGGTGTATGTACTCGTGTTGGTACAATGACTCCAAAGAAACCTAACTCAGCGTTACGTAAATACGCTCGTGTACGTTTAACAAACGGTATCGAGGTTACAGCTTACATCCCAGGTATCGGTCATAACCTACAAGAGCATAGCGTAGTATTAATTCGCGGTGGTCGTGTAAAGGATTTACCGGGAGTACGTTACCACATCGTTCGTGGTGCGCTTGACACAGCTGGTGTTGACAAACGTATGCAAGGACGTTCTAAATATGGTACTAAGCGACCAAAACCTGCTAAAAAATAA
- the rpoC gene encoding DNA-directed RNA polymerase subunit beta' has translation MIDVNNFEYMKIGLASPDKIRSWSYGEVKKPETINYRTLKPEKDGLFCERIFGPQKDWECHCGKYKRVRYKGVVCDRCGVEVTRAKVRRERMGHIELAAPVSHIWYFKGIPSRMGLVLDMSPRALEEVIYFASYVVTESGDTPLDKKQLLSEKEYRAYRDRYGSTFQAAMGAEAIKKLLQDIDLDKEVDFLKEELKTAQGQRRTRAIKRLEVLEAFRNSGNHPSWMILDVLPVIPPELRPMVQLDGGRFATSDLNDLYRRVINRNNRLKRLLDLGAPSIIVQNEKRMLQEAVDALIDNGRRGRPVTGPGNRPLKSLSHMLKGKQGRFRQNLLGKRVDYSGRSVIVVGPNLKMYQCGLPKEMALELFKPFVMKELVGKGLAHNIKSAKRKIERVQPEVWDVLESVIKEHPVLLNRAPTLHRLGIQAFEPTLVEGRAIRLHPLVCTAYNADFDGDQMAVHVPLSSEAQAEARILMLAAQNILNPKDGKPVVTPSQDMVLGNYYLTLEREGAIGEGMVFKDANEAILAYQNGYVHLHTRVAVAASSVNNVTFTEEQKGKLLLTTVGKLIFNEILPESFPYINEPTNSNLEKETPAEYFVEKGANIKEIIASREEVAPFSKKILGNIIAEVFKRFQITETSRMLDRMKNLGFKYSTKAGITVGVSDILVLGEKDEILHEAQAKVDNVIKQFRRGLITEEERYDRVISIWSNAKDVIQGKLMKSLNKRNPIFMMSDSGARGNASNFTQLAGMRGLMANPSGRIIELPIKSSFREGLTVLEYFISTHGARKGLADTALKTADSGYLTRRLVDVAQDVIVREDDCGTDRGLLIGAIKEGNEVIESLYDRLVGRFARKTVKHPETGEVLVSENQLITEDIAHIVENSGVETVNIRSAFTCNTRHGVCKKCYGRNLATGTDVEVGEAVGIIAAQSIGEPGTQLTMRTFHTGGVAGDDITQGLPRIQEIFEARNPKGQAVISEIDGVIAAINDVKDRQEVVVQGEVEARTYAIPYGARLKVTLGQPISHGKELTEGSIDPKELLKVTDITAVQEYLLREVQKVYRMQGVEIGDKHVEVMVRQMLRKVRVSDAGETDVLPGTLLDIHQFTDANAKVLLKGKQPATARPVLLGITKASLETDSFLSAASFQETTRVLTDAAIKGKRDELLGLKENVIIGKLVPAGTGMNRYRKVDLVKTTQGDMNVENDEVYVEQ, from the coding sequence TTGATAGATGTAAATAACTTTGAATATATGAAGATTGGACTTGCTTCACCTGACAAGATTCGTTCTTGGTCATACGGTGAAGTTAAGAAACCAGAAACAATTAACTATCGTACGTTAAAGCCTGAGAAAGATGGCTTGTTCTGTGAGCGTATTTTCGGACCACAAAAGGACTGGGAATGTCATTGCGGAAAATACAAACGTGTACGTTATAAAGGTGTAGTTTGTGATCGATGTGGCGTTGAAGTAACGCGTGCAAAAGTTCGTCGTGAACGTATGGGTCATATCGAATTAGCTGCTCCTGTATCTCATATTTGGTATTTCAAAGGTATCCCGAGCCGCATGGGACTTGTCTTAGACATGTCCCCTCGCGCGCTTGAAGAAGTAATTTATTTCGCTTCTTATGTTGTAACAGAAAGTGGAGATACACCACTTGATAAGAAGCAATTACTTTCTGAAAAAGAATACCGTGCATATCGTGATCGATATGGTAGCACATTCCAAGCTGCTATGGGTGCAGAAGCGATTAAAAAGCTACTACAAGACATTGATTTAGATAAAGAAGTAGACTTCTTAAAAGAAGAATTAAAAACAGCGCAAGGACAACGCCGTACTCGTGCTATTAAACGTCTAGAAGTATTAGAAGCATTCCGTAACTCTGGAAATCACCCATCTTGGATGATCCTAGATGTTCTTCCAGTTATCCCACCAGAACTACGCCCAATGGTACAGTTGGATGGTGGACGTTTTGCTACTTCTGACTTAAACGACTTATACCGTCGTGTAATTAACCGTAATAATCGTTTAAAACGTCTATTGGACTTGGGTGCACCAAGCATCATCGTTCAAAACGAAAAACGTATGTTACAAGAAGCTGTAGACGCATTAATCGATAATGGTCGCCGTGGCCGTCCAGTTACTGGACCAGGTAACCGTCCATTAAAATCACTATCTCACATGCTTAAAGGTAAACAAGGACGTTTCCGTCAAAACCTATTAGGTAAACGTGTTGACTACTCTGGCCGTTCTGTAATCGTTGTAGGACCGAACTTAAAGATGTACCAATGTGGATTACCGAAAGAAATGGCGCTTGAATTGTTTAAGCCTTTCGTTATGAAAGAGTTAGTTGGAAAAGGTTTAGCACACAACATTAAAAGTGCTAAACGTAAAATCGAGCGTGTACAACCTGAAGTTTGGGACGTTTTAGAATCTGTGATCAAAGAGCATCCAGTACTTCTAAACCGCGCACCAACACTTCACCGTCTTGGTATCCAGGCGTTTGAACCTACATTAGTAGAAGGTCGCGCAATTCGTCTTCACCCACTTGTATGTACTGCATACAACGCGGACTTTGACGGTGACCAAATGGCGGTTCACGTACCGTTATCATCAGAGGCACAAGCAGAAGCTCGTATTCTTATGTTAGCGGCACAAAACATCTTGAATCCAAAAGACGGAAAACCAGTTGTTACTCCATCTCAGGATATGGTATTAGGTAACTACTACTTAACACTTGAGCGTGAAGGCGCAATCGGTGAAGGTATGGTCTTCAAAGATGCAAACGAAGCGATACTTGCATACCAAAATGGATATGTACATCTGCACACACGTGTTGCAGTTGCTGCAAGTTCAGTAAATAACGTAACATTTACTGAAGAGCAAAAAGGTAAGCTTCTATTAACAACAGTTGGTAAATTAATATTTAACGAAATCTTACCAGAGTCGTTCCCTTATATTAATGAACCGACAAACTCAAACCTTGAAAAAGAAACACCAGCGGAGTATTTCGTTGAAAAAGGTGCGAACATTAAAGAAATTATTGCTAGTCGCGAAGAAGTGGCGCCATTTAGCAAGAAGATCCTTGGTAACATCATTGCGGAAGTATTTAAACGTTTCCAAATTACGGAAACATCTCGCATGCTTGACCGCATGAAAAACTTAGGATTTAAGTACTCTACAAAAGCTGGTATTACAGTTGGGGTATCTGACATTCTTGTATTAGGCGAAAAAGATGAAATTCTCCATGAAGCACAAGCAAAAGTAGATAATGTAATTAAACAATTCCGTCGCGGTTTAATCACGGAAGAAGAACGTTACGATCGCGTTATCTCTATTTGGAGTAATGCAAAAGATGTTATCCAAGGAAAACTGATGAAATCCTTGAATAAGCGCAATCCAATCTTCATGATGAGTGATTCCGGTGCCCGTGGTAACGCATCGAACTTTACTCAGCTTGCTGGTATGCGTGGTCTGATGGCCAATCCATCTGGTCGTATTATCGAACTTCCAATTAAATCAAGTTTCCGTGAAGGTTTAACAGTACTTGAGTACTTCATCTCTACGCATGGTGCGCGTAAAGGTCTTGCCGATACAGCACTTAAAACTGCCGATTCTGGTTACTTAACACGTCGTCTTGTAGACGTTGCACAAGATGTAATTGTCCGTGAAGATGATTGTGGAACAGATCGTGGTCTATTAATTGGTGCGATTAAAGAGGGTAATGAAGTAATTGAGTCATTATATGATCGTCTTGTTGGACGTTTTGCAAGAAAAACTGTAAAACATCCTGAAACAGGTGAAGTATTAGTTAGTGAAAACCAACTAATTACTGAAGATATCGCTCATATCGTTGAAAATTCGGGTGTTGAAACTGTAAACATTCGTTCAGCGTTCACGTGTAACACTCGCCACGGTGTATGTAAGAAGTGTTACGGTCGTAACTTAGCAACTGGTACAGACGTAGAAGTAGGAGAAGCGGTAGGTATTATCGCAGCTCAATCTATCGGTGAGCCAGGTACACAGTTAACGATGCGTACGTTCCATACAGGTGGGGTTGCCGGAGATGATATCACTCAAGGTTTACCTCGTATCCAAGAGATCTTCGAAGCTCGTAACCCGAAAGGTCAGGCAGTTATCAGTGAAATCGATGGTGTTATCGCAGCGATCAACGATGTTAAAGATCGCCAAGAAGTAGTTGTACAGGGTGAAGTTGAAGCTCGTACGTATGCTATTCCTTACGGTGCGCGTCTGAAAGTAACTCTAGGACAGCCAATTAGCCACGGTAAAGAGTTAACAGAAGGTTCTATTGATCCGAAAGAATTACTAAAAGTAACGGACATTACAGCAGTTCAAGAATACTTATTACGTGAAGTTCAAAAAGTATACCGTATGCAAGGGGTAGAAATTGGTGACAAACACGTAGAAGTAATGGTACGTCAAATGTTACGTAAAGTTCGTGTAAGTGATGCAGGTGAAACAGATGTATTACCAGGAACATTACTAGATATCCATCAGTTTACTGATGCGAATGCGAAGGTGTTACTGAAAGGTAAACAACCAGCAACGGCTAGACCTGTTCTACTTGGTATTACAAAAGCTTCACTTGAAACTGATTCATTCTTATCTGCAGCATCGTTCCAAGAAACGACACGTGTCTTAACTGATGCAGCGATTAAGGGTAAACGCGATGAACTTCTAGGATTGAAAGAAAATGTTATTATCGGTAAGCTTGTTCCTGCTGGAACAGGTATGAATCGTTATCGCAAAGTGGATCTTGTAAAAACAACACAAGGTGACATGAATGTAGAAAACGATGAAGTTTATGTGGAACAGTAA
- a CDS encoding ribosomal L7Ae/L30e/S12e/Gadd45 family protein: protein MSYQKVSNAENVVVGHKRTLEAIKNGIVKEVVIAEDADMRLTHIIICTALQHNVPITKVESVRKLGKVSGIQVGASAIGIIS from the coding sequence ATGTCTTATCAAAAAGTGTCAAATGCTGAAAATGTAGTCGTTGGTCATAAACGTACATTGGAGGCAATCAAAAATGGTATAGTTAAAGAAGTTGTTATTGCAGAAGATGCTGATATGCGGTTAACCCATATAATCATTTGTACTGCCTTGCAACATAACGTACCCATAACAAAAGTTGAATCAGTTCGTAAGCTTGGAAAAGTTTCGGGGATTCAAGTAGGAGCTTCAGCAATAGGAATAATAAGTTAA
- the rpoB gene encoding DNA-directed RNA polymerase subunit beta — protein MTGQLVQYGRHRQRRSYARISEVLELPNLIEIQTSSYQWFLDEGLREMFQDISPIEDFTGNLSLEFIDYSLGEPKYSVDECKERDVTYAAPLRVKVRLINKETGEVKEQDVFMGDFPLMTETGTFVINGAERVIVSQLVRSPSVYYSGKVDKNGKRGFTATVIPNRGAWLEYETDAKDVVYVRIDRTRKLPVTVLLRALGFGSDQEITELLGDNEYLSNTLEKDNTDSTEKALLEIYERLRPGEPPTVENAKSLLVSRFFDPKRYDLANVGRYKINKKLHIKNRLFNQRLAETLVDPETGEILAAEGTILDRRTLDRILPYLEKNIGFKTAKPMGGVVEGDVELQSIKIYAPESEGERVINVIGNANITRDVKHITPGDILASISYFFNLLYKVGDTDDIDHLGNRRLRSVGELLQNQFRIGLSRMERVVRERMSIQDTNAITPQALINIRPVIASIKEFFGSSQLSQFMDQTNPLAELTHKRRLSALGPGGLTRERAGFEVRDVHYSHYGRMCPIETPEGPNIGLINSLSSFAKVNEFGFIETPYRRVDPESGLVTGQVDYLTADEEDNYVVAQANMKLSEEGEFLSEDIVARFRGENIVTNKERIDYMDVSPKQVVSAATACIPFLENDDSNRALMGANMQRQAVPLMNPESPIVGTGMEYVSAKDSGAAVICKHPGVVERVEAREVWVRRYVEVDGQTVKGDLDRYKMQKFIRSNQGTCYNQRPIVSVGNEVVKGEILADGPSMELGELALGRNVLVGFMTWDGYNYEDAIIMSERLVKDDVYTSIHIEEYESEARDTKLGPEEITRDIPNVGEDALRNLDERGIIRVGAEVKDGDLLVGKVTPKGVTELTAEERLLHAIFGEKAREVRDTSLRVPHGGGGIILDVKVFNREDGDELPPGVNQLVRAYIVQKRKISEGDKMAGRHGNKGVISRILPEEDMPYLPDGTPIDIMLNPLGVPSRMNIGQVLELHLGMAARYLGIHIATPVFDGAREEDVWGTIEEAGMANDAKTILYDGRTGEPFDNRVSVGVMYMIKLAHMVDDKLHARSTGPYSLVTQQPLGGKAQFGGQRFGEMEVWALEAYGAAYTLQEILTVKSDDVVGRVKTYEAIVKGENVPEPGVPESFKVLIKELQSLGMDVKMMSSDDKEIEMRDTEDDDDHQSADKLNVEVETTKE, from the coding sequence TTGACAGGTCAACTAGTTCAATACGGACGCCACCGCCAACGAAGAAGTTATGCCCGTATTAGTGAAGTATTAGAGTTACCAAATCTTATCGAAATTCAAACCTCTTCTTATCAGTGGTTTCTTGATGAGGGTTTGCGAGAAATGTTCCAAGACATTTCTCCGATCGAAGACTTTACGGGAAATCTATCGCTTGAATTTATCGACTACAGCTTAGGTGAACCTAAATACTCTGTAGACGAATGCAAAGAGCGTGATGTGACGTATGCAGCACCACTTCGTGTAAAAGTGCGTCTAATCAACAAGGAAACTGGTGAAGTAAAAGAACAAGATGTGTTCATGGGAGATTTCCCACTCATGACAGAGACTGGAACATTCGTAATTAACGGTGCAGAACGTGTTATCGTTTCCCAGTTAGTTCGCTCTCCAAGCGTATACTATAGTGGCAAAGTGGATAAAAACGGAAAACGTGGTTTTACTGCTACTGTAATTCCAAACCGCGGAGCTTGGTTAGAGTATGAGACAGATGCTAAGGATGTTGTATATGTGCGTATTGACCGTACGCGTAAACTTCCTGTAACTGTTTTGTTACGCGCATTAGGGTTTGGCTCTGATCAAGAAATCACCGAGCTTTTAGGTGATAACGAATACTTAAGCAACACATTAGAAAAAGACAACACAGATAGCACAGAAAAAGCATTGCTTGAAATTTATGAGCGTCTACGTCCTGGTGAACCACCAACAGTAGAAAATGCTAAGAGCTTACTTGTGTCTCGTTTCTTCGATCCAAAGCGCTACGATTTAGCAAATGTAGGTCGCTATAAGATCAACAAGAAGTTACACATTAAAAACAGATTGTTTAATCAACGTTTAGCTGAAACATTAGTGGATCCAGAAACTGGTGAAATTTTAGCGGCGGAAGGAACAATCTTAGATCGTCGTACACTTGATCGCATTTTACCTTACTTAGAGAAAAACATTGGATTCAAAACAGCGAAACCAATGGGTGGAGTGGTAGAAGGCGATGTTGAGCTGCAATCTATTAAGATTTATGCTCCTGAGTCAGAAGGCGAACGCGTAATTAATGTAATTGGTAATGCAAATATTACTCGTGATGTAAAACACATCACACCAGGTGATATCCTTGCTTCTATCAGTTACTTCTTCAACCTACTATACAAAGTGGGGGATACAGATGATATCGACCATTTAGGAAACCGTCGTCTGCGTTCTGTTGGAGAACTATTACAAAATCAATTCCGTATCGGTCTTTCTCGTATGGAACGTGTTGTTCGTGAGAGAATGTCGATTCAAGATACAAATGCAATTACACCACAAGCGTTAATTAACATTCGCCCGGTTATTGCATCTATTAAAGAGTTCTTCGGAAGTTCTCAGTTATCTCAGTTCATGGATCAAACAAACCCATTAGCAGAGTTAACTCACAAACGAAGACTATCTGCATTAGGACCCGGTGGTTTAACGCGTGAGCGCGCAGGCTTTGAAGTGCGTGACGTTCACTACTCTCACTATGGTCGTATGTGTCCGATTGAAACACCAGAGGGACCAAACATCGGTTTGATTAACTCATTATCATCGTTCGCGAAAGTAAATGAGTTTGGTTTCATTGAAACACCATACCGTCGTGTTGATCCAGAATCTGGTCTTGTAACAGGGCAGGTTGATTACTTAACGGCAGATGAAGAAGATAATTATGTTGTAGCCCAAGCGAATATGAAATTATCTGAAGAAGGAGAATTCCTTAGCGAAGATATCGTAGCTCGTTTCCGTGGTGAAAACATTGTCACAAATAAAGAACGCATCGACTACATGGATGTATCTCCAAAACAAGTAGTGTCGGCAGCGACAGCTTGTATTCCGTTCTTAGAAAACGATGACTCTAACCGCGCACTTATGGGAGCGAACATGCAACGTCAGGCGGTTCCGTTAATGAATCCGGAATCTCCGATTGTAGGTACAGGTATGGAGTACGTATCAGCAAAAGACTCAGGTGCTGCAGTAATCTGTAAACATCCTGGTGTTGTTGAACGCGTAGAAGCACGTGAAGTTTGGGTACGTCGCTATGTAGAAGTTGACGGTCAAACAGTAAAAGGCGACTTAGATCGCTATAAAATGCAAAAATTCATTCGTTCTAACCAAGGAACTTGCTACAACCAACGTCCAATCGTAAGTGTTGGAAATGAAGTTGTAAAAGGTGAGATTCTTGCGGATGGTCCTTCTATGGAATTAGGTGAACTAGCACTTGGACGTAACGTGCTTGTTGGCTTCATGACTTGGGACGGTTATAACTACGAGGATGCGATCATTATGAGTGAGCGCCTTGTAAAAGACGATGTGTACACTTCTATTCATATTGAAGAATATGAGTCAGAAGCTCGTGATACGAAGCTTGGACCAGAAGAAATTACACGTGACATTCCAAACGTTGGGGAAGATGCATTACGCAACCTTGACGAGCGCGGTATCATTCGCGTTGGTGCGGAAGTAAAAGATGGAGATTTACTTGTTGGTAAAGTAACACCTAAAGGTGTAACAGAATTAACAGCTGAAGAACGTCTATTACATGCTATCTTTGGAGAAAAAGCACGTGAGGTACGTGATACATCACTACGTGTACCACACGGTGGTGGCGGTATTATCTTAGACGTAAAAGTATTCAACCGTGAAGATGGCGATGAATTGCCACCAGGCGTGAATCAACTTGTACGTGCATATATCGTTCAAAAACGTAAAATCTCTGAAGGTGACAAGATGGCCGGACGTCACGGTAACAAAGGTGTTATCTCTCGTATTTTACCAGAAGAAGATATGCCTTACTTACCAGACGGTACGCCAATTGATATCATGTTAAACCCATTAGGGGTACCATCTCGTATGAATATCGGTCAGGTATTAGAGCTTCATCTTGGTATGGCAGCAAGATACCTTGGTATTCACATTGCAACACCAGTATTCGATGGTGCTCGTGAGGAAGATGTTTGGGGCACGATTGAAGAAGCTGGTATGGCAAATGACGCGAAAACAATCCTGTATGACGGACGTACTGGTGAACCATTCGATAACCGCGTATCTGTTGGTGTCATGTATATGATCAAACTTGCGCACATGGTTGACGATAAACTTCATGCTCGTTCTACTGGACCATACTCACTTGTAACGCAGCAGCCTCTTGGAGGTAAAGCTCAGTTCGGTGGACAGCGTTTCGGTGAGATGGAGGTTTGGGCACTTGAAGCTTACGGTGCTGCTTATACTCTTCAAGAAATCTTAACAGTGAAGTCTGATGATGTTGTTGGACGTGTTAAGACGTATGAAGCAATTGTTAAAGGCGAAAATGTTCCAGAACCAGGCGTTCCTGAATCATTCAAAGTATTGATTAAAGAGCTGCAAAGTTTAGGTATGGACGTTAAAATGATGTCTAGCGACGATAAAGAAATCGAAATGCGTGATACAGAAGATGACGACGATCATCAATCAGCAGATAAATTGAATGTCGAAGTTGAGACAACTAAGGAATAA
- the rpsG gene encoding 30S ribosomal protein S7 gives MPRKGPVAKRDVLPDPMYNSKLVTRLINKMMVDGKKGKSQTILYNAFDIVRERSEKDPMEVFEQALKNIMPVLEVRARRVGGANYQVPVEVRPERRTTLGLRWLVNYARLRGEKTMEERLAYEILDAANNAGASVKKREDTHKMAEANKAFAHYRW, from the coding sequence ATGCCTCGTAAAGGACCTGTTGCGAAACGTGACGTGTTACCAGATCCAATGTACAATTCTAAGCTAGTAACACGCCTTATCAACAAAATGATGGTTGACGGTAAAAAAGGTAAATCTCAAACAATTCTTTATAACGCTTTCGATATCGTTCGTGAACGTTCAGAGAAAGACCCTATGGAAGTATTCGAGCAAGCTCTTAAGAACATCATGCCTGTTCTTGAAGTACGTGCTCGTCGTGTTGGTGGTGCTAACTACCAAGTTCCAGTTGAGGTTCGTCCAGAACGCCGTACAACTTTAGGTCTTCGCTGGTTAGTAAACTATGCTCGTCTTCGTGGTGAAAAAACTATGGAAGAGCGTCTAGCTTACGAAATCTTAGATGCAGCTAACAACGCTGGTGCATCTGTTAAGAAACGTGAAGACACTCATAAAATGGCAGAAGCTAACAAAGCATTTGCTCATTACCGTTGGTAG
- the rplJ gene encoding 50S ribosomal protein L10: MSKVIETKQQVVTEIADKLRESKSTIVVDYRGLTVSEVTELRKNLREAGVEFKVYKNSLTRRAAESAEMAELNEFLTGPNAIAFSNEDVVAPAKVLNDFATKHEALEIKAGVIEGKLVTLDEVKAIATLPSREGLLSMLLSVLQAPIRNLALATKAVAEQKEEQGA, translated from the coding sequence ATGAGCAAAGTAATCGAAACTAAACAACAAGTTGTAACTGAAATCGCGGACAAACTTCGCGAAAGTAAATCTACAATCGTTGTTGACTACCGTGGTTTAACAGTTTCTGAAGTAACAGAATTACGTAAAAACTTACGTGAAGCTGGCGTTGAGTTCAAAGTTTACAAAAACTCTTTAACTCGTCGTGCTGCAGAGTCTGCTGAAATGGCTGAGTTAAACGAATTCTTAACAGGACCAAACGCAATCGCGTTCAGTAACGAGGATGTAGTTGCTCCTGCGAAAGTATTAAACGACTTCGCTACAAAACATGAAGCTTTAGAAATTAAAGCTGGTGTAATCGAAGGTAAACTTGTAACACTTGATGAGGTTAAAGCTATCGCTACTCTTCCATCACGTGAAGGCTTACTTTCTATGCTTCTTAGCGTTCTTCAAGCTCCAATCCGTAACCTTGCACTTGCTACTAAAGCAGTTGCAGAACAAAAGGAAGAGCAAGGCGCTTAA